The Chlorocebus sabaeus isolate Y175 chromosome 16, mChlSab1.0.hap1, whole genome shotgun sequence genome window below encodes:
- the ALDH3A2 gene encoding aldehyde dehydrogenase family 3 member A2 isoform X2, with amino-acid sequence MEREVQRARQAFLSGRSRPLRFRLQQLEALRRMVQEREKDILAAIAADLCKSELNAYSQEVITVLGEIDFMLENLPEWVTAKPVKKNLLTMMDEAYIQPQPLGVVLIIGAWNYPFVLIIQPLIGAIAAGNAVIIKPSELSENTAKIVAKLLPQYLDQDLYIVINGGVEETTELLKQRFDHVFYTGNTAVGKIVMEAAAKHLTPVTLELGGKSPCYIDKDCDLDIACRRITWGKYMNCGQTCIAPDYILCEASLQSQIVWKIKETVKEFYGENIKESPDYERIINLRHFKRILSLLEGQKIAFGGETDEATRYIAPTVLTDVDPKTKVMQEEIFGPVLPIVPVKNVDEAIDFINEREKPLALYVFSHNHKLIKRMIDETSSGGVTGNDVIMHFTLNSFPFGGVGSSGMGAYHGKHSFDTFSHQRPCLLKSLKREGANKLRYPPNSQSKVDWGKFFLLKRFNKEKLGLLLFTFLGIVAAVLVKAGYY; translated from the exons ATGGAGCGCGAAGTACAGCGGGCCCGCCAGGCATTCCTGTCCGGACGGTCGCGACCCCTGCGGTTTCGGCTGCAGCAGCTGGAGGCCCTGCGGAGGATGGTGCAGGAGCGCGAGAAGGACATCCTGGCGGCCATCGCTGCCGACCTGTGCAAG AGTGAACTCAATGCGTACAGTCAGGAAGTCATTACTGTCCTTGGGGAAATTGATTTTATGCTTGAGAATCTTCCTGAATGGGTTACTGCTAAACCAGTTAAGAAGAACCTGCTCACCATGATGGATGAGGCCTATATTCAGCCACAGCCTCTGGGAGTGGTGCTGATAATCGGAGCTTGGAACTACCCctttgttctcatcattcagccaCTGATAGGAGCCATCGCTGCAG GAAATGCTGTGATTATCAAGCCTTCTGAACTGAGTGAAAATACAGCCAAGATCGTAGCTAAGCTTCTCCCTCAGTATTTGGACCAG gACCTCTATATTGTTATTAATGGTGGTGTTGAGGAAACCACGGAGCTCCTGAAGCAGCGATTTGACCACGTTTTCTATACGGGAAACACTGCGGTTGGCAAAATTGTCATGGAAGCTGCTGCCAAGCATCTGACCCCTGTGACTCTTGAACTGGGAGGGAAAAGTCCATGTTATATTGATAAAGATTGTGACCTGGACATTGCTTGCAG ACGCATAACCTGGGGAAAATACATGAATTGTGGCCAAACCTGCATTGCACCTGATTATATTCTCTGTGAAGCATCCCTCCAAAGTCAAATTGTGTGGAAGATTAAGGAAACGGTGAAG GAATTTTatggagaaaatataaaagagtCTCCTGATTATGAAAGGATCATCAATCTTCGTCATTTTAAGAGGATACTAAGTTTGCTTGAAGGACAAAAGATAGCTTTTGGTGGGGAGACTGATGAGGCCACACGCTACATAG cccCAACAGTACTTACTGATGTTGATCCTAAAACCAAGGTGATGCAAGAAGAAATTTTTGGACCAGTTCTTCCAATAGTGCCTGTGAAAAATGTCGATGAGGCCATAGATTTCATAAATGAACGTGAAAAGCCTCTGGCTCTCTATGTATTTTCGCATAACCATAAG CTCATCAAACGGATGATTGATGAGACATCCAGCGGAGGTGTCACAGGCAATGACGTCATTATGCACTTCACGCTCAACTCTTTCCCCTTTGGAGGAGTGG GTTCCAGTGGGATGGGAGCTTATCACGGAAAACATAGTTTCGATACTTTTTCTCATCAGCGTCcctgtttattaaaaagtttgaaGAGAGAAGGTGCTAACAAACTCAGATATCCTCCCAACAGCCAGTCAAAGGTGGATTGGGGaaaattttttctcttgaaaCGGTTCAACAAAGAAAAACTCGGTCTCCTGTTGTTCACTTTCCTGGGCATTGTAGCCGCCGTGCTGGTCAAG GCTGGATATTACTGA
- the ALDH3A2 gene encoding aldehyde dehydrogenase family 3 member A2 isoform X1, which yields MEREVQRARQAFLSGRSRPLRFRLQQLEALRRMVQEREKDILAAIAADLCKSELNAYSQEVITVLGEIDFMLENLPEWVTAKPVKKNLLTMMDEAYIQPQPLGVVLIIGAWNYPFVLIIQPLIGAIAAGNAVIIKPSELSENTAKIVAKLLPQYLDQDLYIVINGGVEETTELLKQRFDHVFYTGNTAVGKIVMEAAAKHLTPVTLELGGKSPCYIDKDCDLDIACRRITWGKYMNCGQTCIAPDYILCEASLQSQIVWKIKETVKEFYGENIKESPDYERIINLRHFKRILSLLEGQKIAFGGETDEATRYIAPTVLTDVDPKTKVMQEEIFGPVLPIVPVKNVDEAIDFINEREKPLALYVFSHNHKLIKRMIDETSSGGVTGNDVIMHFTLNSFPFGGVGSSGMGAYHGKHSFDTFSHQRPCLLKSLKREGANKLRYPPNSQSKVDWGKFFLLKRFNKEKLGLLLFTFLGIVAAVLVKKYQAVLRRKALLIFLVVHRLRWSSKQR from the exons ATGGAGCGCGAAGTACAGCGGGCCCGCCAGGCATTCCTGTCCGGACGGTCGCGACCCCTGCGGTTTCGGCTGCAGCAGCTGGAGGCCCTGCGGAGGATGGTGCAGGAGCGCGAGAAGGACATCCTGGCGGCCATCGCTGCCGACCTGTGCAAG AGTGAACTCAATGCGTACAGTCAGGAAGTCATTACTGTCCTTGGGGAAATTGATTTTATGCTTGAGAATCTTCCTGAATGGGTTACTGCTAAACCAGTTAAGAAGAACCTGCTCACCATGATGGATGAGGCCTATATTCAGCCACAGCCTCTGGGAGTGGTGCTGATAATCGGAGCTTGGAACTACCCctttgttctcatcattcagccaCTGATAGGAGCCATCGCTGCAG GAAATGCTGTGATTATCAAGCCTTCTGAACTGAGTGAAAATACAGCCAAGATCGTAGCTAAGCTTCTCCCTCAGTATTTGGACCAG gACCTCTATATTGTTATTAATGGTGGTGTTGAGGAAACCACGGAGCTCCTGAAGCAGCGATTTGACCACGTTTTCTATACGGGAAACACTGCGGTTGGCAAAATTGTCATGGAAGCTGCTGCCAAGCATCTGACCCCTGTGACTCTTGAACTGGGAGGGAAAAGTCCATGTTATATTGATAAAGATTGTGACCTGGACATTGCTTGCAG ACGCATAACCTGGGGAAAATACATGAATTGTGGCCAAACCTGCATTGCACCTGATTATATTCTCTGTGAAGCATCCCTCCAAAGTCAAATTGTGTGGAAGATTAAGGAAACGGTGAAG GAATTTTatggagaaaatataaaagagtCTCCTGATTATGAAAGGATCATCAATCTTCGTCATTTTAAGAGGATACTAAGTTTGCTTGAAGGACAAAAGATAGCTTTTGGTGGGGAGACTGATGAGGCCACACGCTACATAG cccCAACAGTACTTACTGATGTTGATCCTAAAACCAAGGTGATGCAAGAAGAAATTTTTGGACCAGTTCTTCCAATAGTGCCTGTGAAAAATGTCGATGAGGCCATAGATTTCATAAATGAACGTGAAAAGCCTCTGGCTCTCTATGTATTTTCGCATAACCATAAG CTCATCAAACGGATGATTGATGAGACATCCAGCGGAGGTGTCACAGGCAATGACGTCATTATGCACTTCACGCTCAACTCTTTCCCCTTTGGAGGAGTGG GTTCCAGTGGGATGGGAGCTTATCACGGAAAACATAGTTTCGATACTTTTTCTCATCAGCGTCcctgtttattaaaaagtttgaaGAGAGAAGGTGCTAACAAACTCAGATATCCTCCCAACAGCCAGTCAAAGGTGGATTGGGGaaaattttttctcttgaaaCGGTTCAACAAAGAAAAACTCGGTCTCCTGTTGTTCACTTTCCTGGGCATTGTAGCCGCCGTGCTGGTCAAG AAATACCAAGCTGTGCTGAGGAGAAAGGCCCTGTTGATTTTTCTGGTAGTTCACAGACTGCGTTGGTCCAGTAAGCAGAGATGA
- the ALDH3A2 gene encoding aldehyde dehydrogenase family 3 member A2 isoform X3, with protein sequence MEREVQRARQAFLSGRSRPLRFRLQQLEALRRMVQEREKDILAAIAADLCKSELNAYSQEVITVLGEIDFMLENLPEWVTAKPVKKNLLTMMDEAYIQPQPLGVVLIIGAWNYPFVLIIQPLIGAIAAGNAVIIKPSELSENTAKIVAKLLPQYLDQDLYIVINGGVEETTELLKQRFDHVFYTGNTAVGKIVMEAAAKHLTPVTLELGGKSPCYIDKDCDLDIACRRITWGKYMNCGQTCIAPDYILCEASLQSQIVWKIKETVKEFYGENIKESPDYERIINLRHFKRILSLLEGQKIAFGGETDEATRYIAPTVLTDVDPKTKVMQEEIFGPVLPIVPVKNVDEAIDFINEREKPLALYVFSHNHKLIKRMIDETSSGGVTGNDVIMHFTLNSFPFGGVGWILLKNDPVQPPSASTELFLF encoded by the exons ATGGAGCGCGAAGTACAGCGGGCCCGCCAGGCATTCCTGTCCGGACGGTCGCGACCCCTGCGGTTTCGGCTGCAGCAGCTGGAGGCCCTGCGGAGGATGGTGCAGGAGCGCGAGAAGGACATCCTGGCGGCCATCGCTGCCGACCTGTGCAAG AGTGAACTCAATGCGTACAGTCAGGAAGTCATTACTGTCCTTGGGGAAATTGATTTTATGCTTGAGAATCTTCCTGAATGGGTTACTGCTAAACCAGTTAAGAAGAACCTGCTCACCATGATGGATGAGGCCTATATTCAGCCACAGCCTCTGGGAGTGGTGCTGATAATCGGAGCTTGGAACTACCCctttgttctcatcattcagccaCTGATAGGAGCCATCGCTGCAG GAAATGCTGTGATTATCAAGCCTTCTGAACTGAGTGAAAATACAGCCAAGATCGTAGCTAAGCTTCTCCCTCAGTATTTGGACCAG gACCTCTATATTGTTATTAATGGTGGTGTTGAGGAAACCACGGAGCTCCTGAAGCAGCGATTTGACCACGTTTTCTATACGGGAAACACTGCGGTTGGCAAAATTGTCATGGAAGCTGCTGCCAAGCATCTGACCCCTGTGACTCTTGAACTGGGAGGGAAAAGTCCATGTTATATTGATAAAGATTGTGACCTGGACATTGCTTGCAG ACGCATAACCTGGGGAAAATACATGAATTGTGGCCAAACCTGCATTGCACCTGATTATATTCTCTGTGAAGCATCCCTCCAAAGTCAAATTGTGTGGAAGATTAAGGAAACGGTGAAG GAATTTTatggagaaaatataaaagagtCTCCTGATTATGAAAGGATCATCAATCTTCGTCATTTTAAGAGGATACTAAGTTTGCTTGAAGGACAAAAGATAGCTTTTGGTGGGGAGACTGATGAGGCCACACGCTACATAG cccCAACAGTACTTACTGATGTTGATCCTAAAACCAAGGTGATGCAAGAAGAAATTTTTGGACCAGTTCTTCCAATAGTGCCTGTGAAAAATGTCGATGAGGCCATAGATTTCATAAATGAACGTGAAAAGCCTCTGGCTCTCTATGTATTTTCGCATAACCATAAG CTCATCAAACGGATGATTGATGAGACATCCAGCGGAGGTGTCACAGGCAATGACGTCATTATGCACTTCACGCTCAACTCTTTCCCCTTTGGAGGAGTGG GCTGGATATTACTGAAGAATGATCCTGTTCAACCTCCTAGTGCCTCTACTGAATTATTCCTCTTTTAA